Sequence from the Bremerella volcania genome:
TCACAAGCCACTCGTGTTTGACGGGCGGGAAATCGCTGAGCGGATTGTTCATCGCTGTGATCACGACCGTAGACAAAAAGCTCGACTCCTGGGAGGCCATAATCACGACAGAACCTGGTGTGATTAGCTGCTCCTTCATCACTCGAATCCGGTAATGCGGGCAGCGGGTCATGAACGACAAAGTGGCTGGCGTCATGAAAGATCGCTCGAAGGGTTCTCGTTGTCGGTTGCGTTTCCAATGCACGATGTGGCATCGTCTGTAAGTTGGCTGGCGTGAAGTGTACTCGGCCATCGGCACAATCGCTGCTGGGGGAAACAGTCGCGGCGTTGGCTGTCCACATCGCTGAGGCACTGTAGGCGATACTAAGCAGATCGGGTCGACTCTTGTATGCCGTCGAGATGATCTCGTATGTAGAGCCTGTGAACCCTTGGGATTGCAGAAATGCCAAATCAGGGCGTGGTTGCGGCGGAAAGAATGCCTGAGGAATGCCCAAGTCAGCCACACGTTTCATCTTGGCGAGACCCTGCAGTGCCGCCCTGCGTGGCGAGGAAGCTGCATGGCGATGCTCTACAGAGGCCAGGTTACCCAAGGAAAGTCCTCCGTAGTGATGCGTCGGTCCAATCAGCCCATCGAAGTTCACTTCATAGGTCGTCACTTGGCATCGGTTCCTTCCGGCAAGGCCTCGACTTCGGCGATCGGAACATGGCAAAAGTTGATGGCATGATAACCGGCCGGACGATAGTTGCCGCTTTGACCGATTCCACCAAACGGCAATCGACCGCTGGCGCCGGTTGTGGGAAGATTCCAGTTAATGAGACCAGATTGGATGTGTTCTCGGAATCGGTCGAAGTGGGCTCGGTCAGCGCACAAGATTCCGGCGGCAAGTCCGTACTGGGTGTCATTCGCTTCCCGAATCGCGGCATCCAGATCAGGGACGCGTATTACTTGCAGAAGCGGGCCAAAAACTTCTTCGTCCGTTCGCGACGTACAATTTGTGACGTCGATGATTCCAGGACTTACAAACGCTGCGCCGAGGGACAACTGCTTGGACTCAATGAGCGGAATCGCACCATGGGCGAGTAGATCGGATTGAAACCGAAGCACATTTTGGACGGCATTGGCGTGGATTAATGATCCCATAAAAGGTTCTGGCTGATCACTTGGTCTGCCAACTGTAATATCTCGAGTCTTCTCAACGAGCCGTCGGAGTATTGGCTCGGCGTCGCCTGTTACGATGAGCCTTCTTGCACAAGTGCAGCGCTGCCCGGAAGTAAGATATGCGGACTTAATCACCCTATCGACCGTCTCATCAATGCTTGCCGGTCGGTGAACGATCAAAGGATTGTTGCCACCCAGTTCCAAAGCCAACAAAACTTCGAGACGATGCGTCAAAGCCTCTCGCAACTTAACACCGGTTGCGCGACTTCCGGTGAAAAAGAGTCCGCGAAGCTTGGGTTCGGCCAAGATGGCTTGGCTCGTAGAAACGCCTCCCTGGACGAGATTCAAGACTCCTGGTGGTAAACCAGCTTTTTCCCATAACTCGACCATTACTTGGGCAGCGTACGGTGTTAGCTCACTCGGTTTGAATACGACGCAGTTGCCAGCCAACAGAGCAGGTACGATCTGACCGTTAGCAATATGGGCTGGGAAGTTAAATGGCCCGATCACCGCTACGACGCCCAGCGGCCGGTAGACGACACGCCCGTTGAGGGTGTTGGTACTTACTTGTGTTTCATCACAAAGTTGTTGATAAGCATCAATCGTGATCTCGCATTTGGCCGCGACCGCTTTCGCCTCGGTCGCTGCATCCCATAGTGGTTTGCCAACTTCGTCAGAGATTGCCTTGGTGAGGATGTCGACATGTTGATTCACTACCGTTGCAAAGCGACGGATTGCCTTAGCACGTTCTTCCCAGCCGAGGGCTGACCAGGCAGCTTGTGCCTCGTCAGCCGCGGCAAAGGCTTGATGGACCTCTTCAGTCGTGGCGGCTTGTCCCTGCCAGAGCATCTCTTCTGTGACGGGGTTATTGCTGACAAACGGCTCGCCGTAGCCTTGTTGCCATTTACCATTGACGTAATGCATGATGAGAGTCCTCCTCGCTTTAAGCCGTTAATGCGCCGCTTTAAGGGGGGCAAACCGAACCGATTGACCAACGCTTACTTTCAGATCTTCCGCAAGTTGGGACTCTAACACGAGGCCATCGCGTGTTTCGGAAATCTTTCCACCACTGGTACGGAAATAGCCGTCCTTTGCCGAAACAACGGCCATGAGTGCGTCTTTTTCCAACGACGATACGATGGACACCACCGTTAGAACACGACTCTGCTTGACGGTACGAATCTCGTCTTGCGGGCAATGGAGTACGGGGCCAGCCTCGAAGATGTCGACCATGTCGTGGTACGCGAAACCTTCGCTTTCCAGTAAGCGGCGAGCAGGAACCGTATTGGGATGTACCTCGGCCACCGAAGCTTGAGCTTCCGGCGAGAGGAGATCGAGGTAAACGGGATGCCGGGGAATCAGTTCTTCGATGAAGTCCTTATTGATGAGACTCAGCATATCCGCATTGGGAAAGTCAATGCCGAAGAAGTGGACCCCAAGCGCCTCCCAAAAAGGGCTGTGGCCAGCTTCGTCGACAACGCCGCGCATCTCGGCAATCACCTCCTGCTCAAAAAGCTTGGGATACTCAGCAATAAAGAGAAAGCGAGAGAGCGACAGCACTCGTCCGTTGCCTCCACCCCGAAAATCTGGATGCAGAAAGAGACTCCCAATCTCCGTCGGGCCATCATGATTCTTGAACAAGTGCAAAACGCGATGTTGATGTTTACTACCCAGTGTCTTCGACTCTTGAATTTCCGTTTCCAGACGAAAAGCGTAGAAAGGCTTGAAGCCGCCGACCTTTGATACGATTCCACACGTACCCACCACTTTGTGTAGAGAAGTGTCTTCCATCACAAACAAATAGAGCTGGCCTTGGGGATCTGCATCGTTCAGGTCTTCAAAGGCACGAAGACTTTGCCGTACCCGCTTTTCAAAGACCGCTCGGTCTTTGGGGAGCGTCGTGAGCCCGTACTTCGTCAACTGCGCCAGTTCGTGCAGTTGATCGAGGTCGCGTTCTTCCACAGGCCGAATGAGCATATAGACTCCTTCGCGGGCATGGGTTATTGCTATTGATCGAATACGTCAGACAGGAGGACACTTTCCACTAGGTCGCAGACTTTGGTGATTTCTTCATCAGACAATGAAATAAACGGCGGTAGGAATCGTACGCGTGCCGGGTCAACACCTGCCACAAAGGCGATGACGCCTGCTTCGTACAACGCGTGCAACACCTTCTTCGCGGCTTCCGGTGACCCATCCAAGGGTGTGAAGGCAATCATGCCCCCAATTCCCCAAGGGCCACGAATGCGATCAGGGGCCTTTGCATGAATCGCCTCAAAGCGGGCTACGAACCGATCGTAAATCTCCGCGATGCGCCCCCGCGGACCGTAGAAGCTTCCTTCGACCAGTTTCCGCAATATCCAGCGCGCGGCAACAATAGCGGTTGTCGAGGAAGTAAACGTCTGACTCAACAGCCCAGGCTTCGGATTGAGTTCTTTTCTAAAGAGGGTCGCACAAACCTGTGACATCTTTCCCACAGTAACCACATCGGCAAACTCATCCAGCTCAAGCATTTGAAAGGCAAACGGAGCGTACGTCCGACCGAACGTCTGGATTTCGTCGAAGAAGACTGGAATCTGAAGCTCGCGAAGCAGATGGCAAAGGGCAACGAAGTAGTCTCGCGGAGCACTGTAGTACCCTCCTTCCCCTTGAACCAGTTCCATGATGAAACCGCAGTGTGCGTTGGGGTGGCGTTTCAGGTATCGCTCCACCGTCTGCAATGTTTCGTGGGTGCTTTCTTGCGGCCGATTGGCATCAAAAAAAGGAACGTAATCCACCGGGACGGTTAGAGGCTGCCCAACGCGATTCTTCGGTCGATCGGTGACCTGTCCGGTTAGGTGTGTCCGCCCCGCAAACGCGTTCTCGAATGCCAATACGCGGCTTGATCCTGTTCGATGTTGGAACATGATCTTGAATGCGTTCTCGTTGGCCATTGCGCCGCTGCTTGAAAGGAAACAGTGGTCAAGCGAAGCACCGTGTTGATTGGCGAGCGTTACCAGCTGCATCGACAGCAGCAGCGATTCCGTGTTCTGCTGCAGGTTTCCCTGCATGACGGTATCGGACAATATGGCCGGGATAAGTTCCTGCAAAAGCTCCGGATTCGCGTGCCCCATGGCGTGGACGCCAATCCCAGTGATCATGTCGTACTTGACACTTCCATCGGCGAGTTCCACCAGCGCGCCCTGCCCTGCTCCACTACCAAGATAGGGAAAGAACAGCGAGTTTCCGCGCAACTCGGCAAACGAATCGAGCCACTTCTGATACGGTTCGGACAGTTCAACATTGGGGCCGCGGGCACTTAGCTTGGCAGAGTGTTCCGCCAATGCTGCCGTTAGAAGTTCGGTTGCCTGAGTAACACGGGGATCGGACAAAAGCTGTTGGGCAGTCAGGGATTTGGAATCCATCGAGCCTCCTTCGCAGGTAAGTTCTGTACTTCATTTTACTCCCTCGCGGCTGCATCGGCCTGTCGAAATCATTCTGCGAGGGTGATCAGTGTGAGAAATGTGAGTTGCGTTCGCTGAATCAAACTGTCGCAGTGCATGTATTCCTGCGGAGAATGTATGTTGCCGCCACGGACCCCCATCGTATCGATATTCGGCACG
This genomic interval carries:
- a CDS encoding aminotransferase class III-fold pyridoxal phosphate-dependent enzyme; protein product: MDSKSLTAQQLLSDPRVTQATELLTAALAEHSAKLSARGPNVELSEPYQKWLDSFAELRGNSLFFPYLGSGAGQGALVELADGSVKYDMITGIGVHAMGHANPELLQELIPAILSDTVMQGNLQQNTESLLLSMQLVTLANQHGASLDHCFLSSSGAMANENAFKIMFQHRTGSSRVLAFENAFAGRTHLTGQVTDRPKNRVGQPLTVPVDYVPFFDANRPQESTHETLQTVERYLKRHPNAHCGFIMELVQGEGGYYSAPRDYFVALCHLLRELQIPVFFDEIQTFGRTYAPFAFQMLELDEFADVVTVGKMSQVCATLFRKELNPKPGLLSQTFTSSTTAIVAARWILRKLVEGSFYGPRGRIAEIYDRFVARFEAIHAKAPDRIRGPWGIGGMIAFTPLDGSPEAAKKVLHALYEAGVIAFVAGVDPARVRFLPPFISLSDEEITKVCDLVESVLLSDVFDQ
- the astB gene encoding N-succinylarginine dihydrolase — translated: MTTYEVNFDGLIGPTHHYGGLSLGNLASVEHRHAASSPRRAALQGLAKMKRVADLGIPQAFFPPQPRPDLAFLQSQGFTGSTYEIISTAYKSRPDLLSIAYSASAMWTANAATVSPSSDCADGRVHFTPANLQTMPHRALETQPTTRTLRAIFHDASHFVVHDPLPALPDSSDEGAANHTRFCRDYGLPGVELFVYGRDHSDEQSAQRFPARQTRVACEEIATSHGLCSKRCVFARQHPKAIDAGVFHNDVISVGNQSLHLVHQYAFAEQDRVLAELADSFGPDLQQVVISNQELNLSDAVQSYFFNSQLISTGPNQMLLLCPIECSESAAASQLVASLLRADNPIYDCQFVDLRESMQNGGGPACLRLRVVLTEEECAAMPSSVFLTQQRYHELYDWVSRHYRERLTIDDLAEIRLHDEVAIAMHELNEMLGF
- the astD gene encoding succinylglutamate-semialdehyde dehydrogenase gives rise to the protein MHYVNGKWQQGYGEPFVSNNPVTEEMLWQGQAATTEEVHQAFAAADEAQAAWSALGWEERAKAIRRFATVVNQHVDILTKAISDEVGKPLWDAATEAKAVAAKCEITIDAYQQLCDETQVSTNTLNGRVVYRPLGVVAVIGPFNFPAHIANGQIVPALLAGNCVVFKPSELTPYAAQVMVELWEKAGLPPGVLNLVQGGVSTSQAILAEPKLRGLFFTGSRATGVKLREALTHRLEVLLALELGGNNPLIVHRPASIDETVDRVIKSAYLTSGQRCTCARRLIVTGDAEPILRRLVEKTRDITVGRPSDQPEPFMGSLIHANAVQNVLRFQSDLLAHGAIPLIESKQLSLGAAFVSPGIIDVTNCTSRTDEEVFGPLLQVIRVPDLDAAIREANDTQYGLAAGILCADRAHFDRFREHIQSGLINWNLPTTGASGRLPFGGIGQSGNYRPAGYHAINFCHVPIAEVEALPEGTDAK
- a CDS encoding arginine N-succinyltransferase — its product is MLIRPVEERDLDQLHELAQLTKYGLTTLPKDRAVFEKRVRQSLRAFEDLNDADPQGQLYLFVMEDTSLHKVVGTCGIVSKVGGFKPFYAFRLETEIQESKTLGSKHQHRVLHLFKNHDGPTEIGSLFLHPDFRGGGNGRVLSLSRFLFIAEYPKLFEQEVIAEMRGVVDEAGHSPFWEALGVHFFGIDFPNADMLSLINKDFIEELIPRHPVYLDLLSPEAQASVAEVHPNTVPARRLLESEGFAYHDMVDIFEAGPVLHCPQDEIRTVKQSRVLTVVSIVSSLEKDALMAVVSAKDGYFRTSGGKISETRDGLVLESQLAEDLKVSVGQSVRFAPLKAAH